A stretch of DNA from Sphingobacteriales bacterium:
GCTGCGTACGGAGTGCTCTTTTTAGAACCTCTGAAACCGCATTTTCCGGCACTGGACCATGAAATCACCTGTCCGCCCTTGTTGGTATAGGAGATGATGATATTATTGAAAGTAGCCTTGATATAAGCATAGCCTTCGGCTTCTACTTTCACCACTCTCTTCTTTGTTGTCTTTTTTGTTGCTGTTGCCATTGACTTAGACTTACAATTTATTATTTAGTTACTTTTTTCTTTCCTGCTACCGTCTTACGTTTTCCTTTACGGGTACGGGCATTACGTTTAGTGCTTTGTCCGCGTACCGGCAATCCTTTACGGTGACGGATGCCTCTGTAAGAACCGATATCCATCAAACGCTTGATGTTTAACTGGGTTTCCGAACGTAAAGCACCTTCTACTTTAATTTCCGCATTGATTACGTTACGGATGGCTGTCGCTTCATCGTCATTCCATTCGTGTACTTTTTTCTCAGGGTCTACCCCTGCTGATGTTAAAATGTACTTTGCCGTTGATCTGCCGATTCCGTAGATGTAGGTTAATCCGATGTAACCTCTTTTGTTTTTAGGAAGATCTATACCTGATATTCTTGCCATAGTATTATCCTTGTCGTTGTTTAAATTTTGGATTCTTTTTATTGATCACATACACTCTGCCCTTTCTGCGTACAATGATGCAGTCTTCACTTCGTTTCTTTACAGATGCTTTTACCTTCATGGTGGTATTTAAGTTTATTATTTATATCTGAATGTTATTCTTCCCCTGGAGAGATCATACGGAGAAATTTCAACTGCGACTTTGTCGCCCGGAAGAATCCGTATGTAGTTCATACGCATTTTGCCGGATATTGTAGCTAAAATTTCGTGGCCGTTTTCTAATTTAACGCGAAACATCGCGTTAGAAAGAGCTTCCGTGA
This window harbors:
- the infA gene encoding translation initiation factor IF-1, producing MGKTDLIKLDGTITEALSNAMFRVKLENGHEILATISGKMRMNYIRILPGDKVAVEISPYDLSRGRITFRYK
- the rpsM gene encoding 30S ribosomal protein S13, with the translated sequence MARISGIDLPKNKRGYIGLTYIYGIGRSTAKYILTSAGVDPEKKVHEWNDDEATAIRNVINAEIKVEGALRSETQLNIKRLMDIGSYRGIRHRKGLPVRGQSTKRNARTRKGKRKTVAGKKKVTK
- the rpmJ gene encoding 50S ribosomal protein L36 yields the protein MKVKASVKKRSEDCIIVRRKGRVYVINKKNPKFKQRQG